TCACCGTCGCTCGCTGAGTCTGCACGCTGCCGTCATAACGCCAACTGGCGGATGATTGCCCTGTCGAAACAGGCTGATAAAAGTCTGACCAGCCGTACTGCACACTGAAAAGCCAGTAGCCATAAGGCAGGGTAACGCCCGCCTGCAGGCTGCGGCTGCGTCGATCGTGGTGAAACTCGCTGTCGCGGGCGGCGGAGAGCGACCACTGGTCCGCCAGCCGCAGCAGGTTGTCTGCCACCAGCCCGGCGTTCATCTGCCCGCGTCCGGTGCTTTTTTGCCCGCTATTGTCCGCCCCAAGCGTCAGGCTGACGGGAAAGCGGGTGCTGGTCGGGATCAGTTGAACCCGCGAGTATCCGGCAGTGTTTCCCGGCAGGATATCGATGGTTAACTGGCGGGAAGCAAGCCGGTTGAGGCGCTCAAGCCCCTGCTCCAGATCGCGCAGATTAAGCACTTGCCCTTCCACGCCGGGAAAAGCCATCCGCAGCGCCGCTTCTTTTTCGCCGTCGACGCGGACCGATTCCACTCGCCCTTCGGTCACGGCAATGTTCAGCCTTCCTGTGGAGATATCCTGTTCCGGCAGCCAGGCGCTGGAGGTGATATAGCCTTTTTCGAGATAGGCCTGGGTGATGTCCCGAACGCGCTGGCGAATATCCTGAAAGGTCATACAGCCACGAGCCGGAACAGCGGCAAAGCGCGTCTGCGCCTTACGGGAGAGCACCGTCACGCCGGAGACCTCCACGCGCTGAAGCGCATAACAACGGCTGTCTTCGGTCAGAGCTGGCGCATCGGGCAGACGCGGGGGCGGCGAAGTACCCTGCAGCGAGTCACGCTGCTGCTGGGCCTGTTCCAGCAGCGCTTTTTGCTGCTGCTCAATAGTATTGTGGTCAGCCGGGCTTAGCGGTGCAGCCGCCAGAGAAATGGGGAAAACCAGCAGAATAGCGGCG
This Klebsiella sp. RHBSTW-00484 DNA region includes the following protein-coding sequences:
- a CDS encoding ShlB/FhaC/HecB family hemolysin secretion/activation protein, with protein sequence MPVQSAFPCALFSAAILLVFPISLAAAPLSPADHNTIEQQQKALLEQAQQQRDSLQGTSPPPRLPDAPALTEDSRCYALQRVEVSGVTVLSRKAQTRFAAVPARGCMTFQDIRQRVRDITQAYLEKGYITSSAWLPEQDISTGRLNIAVTEGRVESVRVDGEKEAALRMAFPGVEGQVLNLRDLEQGLERLNRLASRQLTIDILPGNTAGYSRVQLIPTSTRFPVSLTLGADNSGQKSTGRGQMNAGLVADNLLRLADQWSLSAARDSEFHHDRRSRSLQAGVTLPYGYWLFSVQYGWSDFYQPVSTGQSSASWRYDGSVQTQRATVNRTLWRDGKQRLALDVDFTRRKTENSLGGVRLNVSSPTLTSLTTGLNYSRSLAGGWLTLGPAFAHGLDLAGSTEDDPAHPSLPRSEYRRFSLNGSWFYPVTPSLYWLTSAYGQTTPDTLYASERISVGGQYSVRGFKEQYLTGNRGGYLRNELTWQWLTLPRLGTLSLTGALDAGHVMSENGKIAGGNVVGSSLGLELSGRWFTQSLSVGFPLAWPDSLSPDKPVVYWQATLTL